GAAGAAGGTCGTGAACTACGCCCAATGGGCATCCAAGGAGCACTTCGAGGGCTTCATGAAGAAGCCAGAGACGCAAGAGCAACTCAAACAGTTTGCAGGTCTCGCGAAATCGGTTGCGCCGAGCCTCTACACGGTCAACGCCGTTCATGCGGAGTAGGGAAGGAATGACAAGGCAGTAGAACCATGAACGACGTTCCCTCCGACCCATCATTCTTTGAAAATCGCCCCGACCTTATCCGTCTCGCATACAGGATGCTTGGATCGGTGGCGGATGCCGAGGACGTTGTTCAGGATGCCTATCTCCGCTGGCTGGCGACCGACCGTGAGACGGTCCGGCAGCCGGCAGCCTTGCTGCGCACCATTGTTACGCGCCTCTGCCTGAACGAACTGAAATCCGCAAGGCGCCGACGCGAAACCTATATCGGACCGTGGCTGCCGGAGCCCATTGTTGACATGTGGGAATCGGATTCCATCGACGATATCACGCTTCCCTTGATGATCGCGCTGGAGCGTCTATCGCCATTGGAGCGAGCGGCCTTTCTGCTGCACGATGTTTTCGGCATGGGGTTTGATGATGTCGCCAACGCCATAGGCCGTGACGCGGCAGCATGCCGCAAGCTGGCCAGTCGGGCGCGCGGCCATATCCAAGCGGCCCGGCCACGCTTCCCGGTGACGAAGGAACATGGGCTGGAGATCGCCGCCGCCTTCTTCGCCGCGTCGCGCAATGGCGACATGGACCGGCTGCGCCTGCTTCTGGCCGATGACGTAACCGCCAGCGCGGACGGCGGCGGTCGGGTGCCGGCTTCGCAGCGTCCACTGATCGGAGCCGGGGAGGTCATGGCGCGACACGTCCAGCTTGCACAGGAGTTCAAGCAGTCTCCATCCCTTCTCATACGCTATGCCATCATCGACGGGCTTCCCGGTTTCATTTCCGTCGAGGGGGGCGGGATGGTGCAGACCTCCGCCTTGCAGATCGAGCGGGGAAAGATCGTCGCGATCTACATCACCAGGAACCCGGACAAGTTGCGGCACTTGAACGGCGTTCCGGTGCAACAGCCAACGACGCAGTGGCGGCCGTCGGCACGGATGGCTGAGCGTCATGGGGGATGTCCATGGCGGGTGAAATCCGAGCCAGGATGCGGGCCGGCGAAGGAGGCCAGCCCGCATGACAGCACCCGCTTCCCTGGATCTGCGTGAGCGGCTGATCGCGGCGGCCGGTCGATCAAAGCCAACGTCGGCTCAGGCGCTTTGTGGAACCCGAGCGATCACCTTGATTTCAAAATCAAAGCCGGCGAGCCAGTTCACGCCGACCGCGGTCCAGTTGGGATAGGGCTTTTGCGGAAACATCCGGTCTTTGACGGACAGGACGGTCTCGAACTGTGCCTCCGGATCGGTGTGGAAGGTCGTCACGTCCACGATGTCGTCGAAGGTGGCGCCGGCCGCCCGCAAAACCTCGCGCAGATTGTCGAAGGCCCGTTGAACCTGCTTCGCGAAGTCAGGCTCGGGCGAGCCGTCCTCGCGGCCCCCGACCTGCCCCGACACGAAGAGCAGATCGCCGGACCGGATGGCGGCGGAGTAGCGGTGGATCTCGTAGAGCGCCTGCCGACCGGCAGGAAAGATGGCGCCGCGCTTGGACATTGATGTCTCCCGTTCGGATTGGAACTGGAGCAGGAGATAGCAGCCAAAGGGGTGCGCCATTAGACATTGAAATCGGCACGGGCTGATGCAAGATCGCCATCAATGAAGCGCCCCTCCCTGAACGATCTCAGCGCCTTCGTGGCGGTCGCCACCCATCGCAGCTTCCGCCGCGCGGCGGATGAACTGGGAACGGCGCCGTCCACGCTGAGCCACGCGATGCGGGGGCTTGAGGACCGGCTGGGCGTGCGTCTCCTCAACCGCACGACCCGCAGCGTATCGCCGACCGAAGCGGGGCGTGAGCTGCTCGGCCGTCTGCAGGTGGCTCTGACTTCCCTGGACGAAGCGCTGGATGCCGCCACGGCCTTTCGCGGCAATGTGGCCGGCAAAGTCCGGATCAACGCGCCGCGCGTGGCCGCGGCGCTTCTCGTCCGCGATGTCCTCCCGCGCATGGTGGAACGGTTTCCCGACGTGACGGTGGACCTGGTCGTCGAGGGGCGGTTGATCGACATCGTGTCCGGCGGCTTCGATGCCGGCGTCCGCCTGATCGAGTCCATCCCGAGGGACATGATCGCCGTGCCCTTCCCGGACCCGATCGGCTTCGTCTGCGTCGCCTCCCCCGCCTATCTTCAGCGCGCCGGGGAGCCGACGACGCCGGACGATCTGCAGCGCCATCGCTGCATTGGACACCGCCTGCCCGGCGGCCGGCTGTACCGCTGGGAGTTCGAGCGGGCCGGGCAGGAATTGACGGTCGACGTCAACGGACCGGTGGTCCTCGACGATGAGGAGTTGATGGCGGAGGCCGCCGCCCAGGGCCTGGGGATCGCCTATGTGGCGAGTTGGGCCGCCGAAGCCGCGCTGGCGGAGGGACGGTTGCGGACCGTTCTGCCCGGCTGGATGCACAAGCCGGAGCGGGCGGCGGTGTATTATCCCGGCCACCGCGCCGTGCCGCCGGCCCTGCGGGCGTTCCTCGATGTCGTCAAGACCATGCCGACCGCTCGGGAAACGCATTGATGATCCTCCAAACCAGCGGGTCCCCGACGCACTCGGTCGCCACTATGATGGCGCCCCGTTTGATTCAGGGGGTAAGGCATGCTGGTCCGGCAGGGTGAGCATCGTGGCGTGTCGGCGGACCGCAGTCTGGCCTGGTCGCTGGCGGGCATCGCCGGCGCCGTCAACGCCGCGGGATTCTACGCCGCCGGCCTCTACTCCTCGCACATGACCGGCACCGTCTCGACCATGGCCGATCATCTGGCGCTGGGCGAGATGGGCGCCTTCGGCATGGCGCTGGCCATCATCGCCACCTTCATCGCCGGGGCGACGGTGTCGGCGGTGCTCATCAACGCCGGGCAGCGCCGCGGCCTGTCGGCGATCTACGCCTACAGCGTCTGCCTCGAAGCCCTGCTGCTCGCCGGGCTCGGCGCCGCCGACGTCTGGCTGCACGAGCTTCGCGGCGCCGCACTGGTCATGGGGTTGAGCTTCCTGATGGGGTTGCAGAACGCCATCGTCACGCGGATTTCCAACGCCCGCGTCCGCACCACCCACGTCACCGGCATGATCACCGACATCGGGATCGAGCTTGGCAACCTGATCGACGATCTCTACCACCGCAACGGCCGGGATCGCGTCCGGGTGACGCTCGACAAGCTGAAGACCCATCTGCCGACCGTCGGGTCCTTTTTCCTGGGCGGCGTCCTGGGGGTTCTGGGCTACAGCGCCTGGGGCGCCATGCTGTTCGTGACGCTGGCGGCCATCCTTGCCGGCTTCGCCGCCCCTGTGATTCTCGCCGAATGGCGGACCGCGGAGTAGAAGCGTTTCAAATTCAGCGTTGCCAGACGCCGTTTCCCACTGTTGACGCAACATGACCGATTCCGAAGGCCCCATCCCCGACATCATCGCCCCCGGCCTGAACGCCTTGTTCGTCGGATTCAATCCGGGAACGCGTTCCGGCTTGCTCGGCCACAATTACGCGGGGCCGGGCAACCAATTCTGGAAATTGCTGGCGGAGGCCGGCCTGACCCCGCGCCGGCTGCGCCCGGAGGAGGACCGGCTGTTGCCGGAGTTCGGGCTGGGCTCCACTAACCTCGTGGCGCGTGCGACGCCAAGCGCCGCCGATCTCAGCCGGACGGAACTGCGCAGCGGCGTGCCGCGTTTGCGCGCTCTGATCGCAGAGTTCCGGCCGCGGGTGATCGCCTACACGGGGAAAGGGGTCTATCTCGCCGCTGCGGATCGCATCCGGGCGGACTGGGGCGTGCAGCCGGACAGCCTGTTCGATGGTCCGGTGGACGTCGTGCTGCCCTCGCCCAGCGGACTCGCCCGGCTGCCCTTCGCGGAAAAGCTGCGCTGGTTCTGCGAGGTCAAGCGGGTCATCGACGCTGAAGTTGACACCCGCCGCTGACGTCAGCGGGTGTCCGTTACAAATTCAGCGTTGCTGACGGTCAGGCCAACAGCTCGTCAAGGAGGGCGTGGAGACGGCGCAGCTCCTGCCATTGCGCCTCGCTGAGCTGCTTGCGGTGCGCCCGCAGCTCCCCGGCGTCGACCGTGGAGAAGTCCTTGGCGATGCGCTGGACGGCGGAGACGAACCGCACCGCCGGGGCCGGCTGAATCCGCGCCGCCGCCGCGGATTCCGGCTCGCCACCGCCCATCTGGGCGCGCTTGGCCTCGCGCAGCGCCTTGACGGTGCCGCCGTCCTTGATCGTGTCCCACAGCTTCCTCTGGAGGATCGGATCGTCCACCGCGGCGATCTCCGTCAGGATGCTTTTCGGGACGGAACGGTGGCGCGTTTCAAATTCAGCGACGATATCCGCCGGCAGACGCAACAGCGACAGGGTGCGTGTCACCTCCGCCTGGCTGCGCCCGATGACCTGCCCCAGCGCTTCGTGCGTGTAGTCGTGCCGTTCGATCAGCCGGGCGAAGGCGCGGGCCAACTCCATGGCGTCGAGGTCGACGCGCTGGATGTTCTCGATCAGCGCCAGCTCGTCGGGGTCGCCGTCGGTGACGATGGCGAAGATGGTCTGGCGTCCGGCCAAACCGCAGGCGCGCAGGCGCCGCTCACCGGCAATCAGCCGGTAGTCGCCGTCGCCGAGATCCTGCACGAGAACCGGCTGCTTCAGCCCGTGGCGGGCGATGGAATTCGCCAGCTCCTGCAGCGACTGGTCGTCGAAATGGCGGCGCGGCTGGTCGGGATTGGGGTGCACCCGGTCGAGATCGACCTCGATCAGCCGCGGGAAGTCGGCGGAGAGCCCGAACAGCGCGTCCCCGCCGCGCTGCGCCGCCTTGTCGAAAATGCGGGTGCTGGTCCGTTCGAGTTTACGAGACATGGGCGTCTTCCGCAGTCTGGAGGTGAGCGGCCAGTTCGCGCGCCAGTTCGCCGTAGGCCTGGACGCTGTTTGAATTCGGATCGGCCTCGATGGCCGGGCGGCCGGCGCCCGACGCCTGGGCGAACAGGGTGGCGCGCGGCACCGCGTTCAGAACGCGGGTGCGCCCCTCGTAATGCTCCTGAATCTCGCGCAGGCTGGCCTGATCCTGCGTCAAACGCGACGAGAACATGGTCGGCAGGATGCCGAAGATGTTCAGCGACGGGTTCGAGCGGCGGCGGATCTTGGCGATGGTTTCCAGCAGCAGCGGCACGCCGAGCCCGGCGAACACCTCCGTCTGCACGGGAATCAGCACGAGATCGCTGGCCGCCAGCGCGTTGATGGTGAGAAGGCCGAGGTTGGGCGGGCAGTCGATCACGATGACATCGTAACGGTTCCGCACCTCCGCCAGCTTTTCCTTGAGCACCAGCGAGTTGTCCGGCTCGGCCACCAGCTCGGTCTCCGCCGCGGCCAGCCCGATGCTGGAGGGGGCGAGCATGACGGCACCGCCGCACACCGGCTGGAGGATGCTGTCGAAGGACGCCCCGCCGCGGACAACATTATAGATGCCCTTGCGCTGGGTTTCGATCTCGCCAGGGTCGAGTCCCATATGGACGGTGGCGTTGCCCTGGGGATCGCTGTCGAGAAGCATCACCTTCAAGCCCAGCGTGGACAGCGCGTAGGACAGGTTGACCGCCGTCGTTGTCTTGCCGACGCCGCCCTTCTGATTGGCCACGGCCACCACGGCGCGCTGAATCTTGGGCATCCCGGTGTTCTGCGGCACGGCGGCCATGCCGCCCTGACCGGCCAGGAACCCGGCGACCTGCTGGGGGATGCGCTCCGCTCCGCTTTCCCACCGGCTGATCCGCGAACGGTCGTAGCGGCGATTCAGTGCGCCGTTGAGCCATGTCGCGAAGCTCAACTGGTCCTCGGCACGCCGTTCGCGGATGGCGCGCAGTTCTTCCCCGTTCATCGGGCCTCCGGCTTTCCCTGTGTGAGGTCCTTTCTTGCAAAATGTGACGCAACTGGTCAAGCCGGAGCGCACCGAATTGCGTCAAATGGCGGCAGGAGCGGGAGTCATGCGACGTCGTATGGGACTATCGTCATAGAATTCGACGGCTTTTGCCGGGCGCGGCGAACGGTGGAAAACCATTCCGGAGGCGAATCGACCGAGACCCCGTCAAGCCTGTTTTCCAAAGCGTTACCAATTCAGCGTTGGTCGGATGGAGCGGTTTCGATTCGGGCCTTGAATCGCCTGGATTCCATTGTTTCAAATTCAGCGTTGATGTCCGATTCGCGGATTTGCGTTGCCGTTGCAAGATCTGCGCGAGACTCGGCGAGTCGGCTAAGCCTTGGAAAGCCTTGGGTTTCCGAGTCGAATGTTACCAATTCAGCGTTGGAGCCGAGTCGCCTTTGTATCAAATTCAGCGTCGGGTCCGGTTGACAGTTGACGGTCCTGGCCTGAAATCCTTGCCCTGGGGTGATGCTCGTCCTGGTGGAGGATCGGGGTCACGATCACCCTCGAATGCCCGGTTGGCGATTCCCCACCCCCTGTCGCGTTGCGTTTTCAGCGAAGGGGGTCGCGCCAGCACCCGCGCAACCGGTCTAACCGGAGAATCCTATAGGGACTCATATAGGACATGGTTGCGAGTTCAGCGTGGATAACCGCCTTTCGTGACTCGTCTTCAGCGTGGATGAGCGAGTCCCCGTTGCGACTTCGGCGTCCCTGCCGTTGCGGAGTCAGCGAGCCGATCCGGCCGGTTTCGCCCATTGCGATTCCAACTCAGCGTGGACAAGCCTGTCCGGCTGTGAATAAGCGGCTCTCCGGTCCTGGACGCTCCGTTGGCGACGCTGATTTTGAAACATCGGCTCGAACCTCGGCTCGGCGGTTGCCGGGAGGGCAGGGGGCGGCCGGGCCATAAAGGGCCGCTTCGCTGAAGTTGAGTCGGAATCTGCAGCTTCCGTTGCAACTTCAGCGATTCGTGGGATGGACGCGCTTCACAGCCACCACATTTTGTGTTTTCTGAAATGACAGCAACGTGACCGAACGAGGCCGGAGGGGTCCCATGGCGAAAATCCACGAGCAGCTTACCCTGGAGGGATTCGAGGCGGTTCTTGCCCGCACCGAAGACCCCAAGGAGCGCCGCCGTGTGATGATGGCCCATGAAGCGCTGTCCAACGAGATGGACGCGATCGGTTATCTCCACGCCGGCTTCTGCCAAGCCTCGCTGCCGCACCGCAAACCCAAGGACGAGACCGCCCCCTGGGTGCGCAACAACGGCAAGTACCAGCTCGTCGTCCGCCCCGGCATCCTGCCGCTGCGCGACGGGACGGTCCTGGACGTCGGCGTTCCCTACGGCGCCAAGGCGCGCCTGATCATGATCTACCTGCAGACCGAGGCGCGCAAGACGCGCAGCGCCCACGTCGATCTGGGTCCGAGCATGAGCGCGTGGCTGCGCCGTCTCGGGCTGGCCCCGACGGGTGGCGAGCGCGGCAACTACAAGCCGGTGCGCGAGCAGGTTCTGCGGATCGCCCGTAGCGAGTTCACCCTGCGCACCACCACCGGCCCTTCGACGGCGGAGATCTCCGACCAGCGCCTGATCGACGGCATCAAGCTGTGGCGGGACGAGGAGGACACGCCCGACCTGTTCCGCACCGGCGGTGAGTGGGTGCGCTTCGTCCGCCTGACCCAGAGCTTCTTCGAGCATCTGATGGAACACGCGGTCCCGCTGGATGAGCACGCCATCGCCAAGCTGAAGAACTCTGCCCTTGCGCTCGACGCCTATGTGTGGCTGGTCCACCGCCTGCACCGGCTGGACAAGCAGACGGTGGTTCCCTGGCACGCCCTGTCGCAGCATTTCGGCTCGGTCAGCGAGCACCGCGTCCTGGCCTTCCGCCTGAAGGAAGCGTTGAAGGACGTGATGGCCGTCTATCCCGATGCGAACATCGAGCCGACCTCCAAGGGCCTCGTCCTGCGCCCCTCGGCGCCGGCCGTGCCGTCGAACAAGCATCTCGTCCTGCGCCCCGTCCGCGGCTGACGGACGGGGGGTTGAGCGTTGCGGGTGAAACAGCCCAAAGCGCGCAGGGGCGTTGTTGAAAAACCCCTTTAAGGCGTGACATTGTGGGTTGGTCGCAACCATCCGGCGTGATGCTGTGCCGGATGCAGCAGAAGGACCGCTTCCAATGTCCTACAGGGTCGACGACGATCAGTATCCGGCGCGCGCCGTGGTCTCCATCGAGGCCACTTGGGGAAACCGGACCTACGTCGGCTCGGGCTTTCTGGTCGGTCGCAACGACGTCATCACCGCGTCCCACGTCGTCTACAACGCCGCTCTCGGCGGCAAGCCGAGCAGCCTGAAGATCTACCCGTCCTACAATCCCGGCAAAACGGACAACGTCGCCTACGGCGTTGCCAAATCACAGTTTTTTACCAATTTCGATCCGGATTCGGATGGCCGGCTCATCGCCGGCGATTTCTACCGGACCACCCAGAGCGGGTCGGAGATCGACGTTGCCCTGCTGACCCTGTCCCAGCCGATCGGCGACACCTACGGCTATTTCGGGATCGATTGGAACTACAGCGGCGGGCCGGCCAACGTCCTGGGCTATCCTACCAAATACGGACGGTACGAAGTCTTTGACAGCGGCACCATCCGCCGGTCGGGCGTCGATACGGTCTATTATCTGAACGCCGACCTGGAGATCAATCCCGGGAACTCCGGCGGTCCGATCTACTACAGCACCGCAAACGGTGCCTTCGCCGTCGGCGTCGTGTCGACCGCCATCGGCGCCGCTGCGCTTGGCGGCCACGCCTACTGGCTGAGGGATGCCCTGTCCGCCAACGACTCCTACATCGCATCCGGCACCCAGCCGGTTGCCGACTCGCAGCGGCGTGCCTTCGTGAACAACGGCGTGTCCGGCTGGGAAGTGCAGATGGACATCTATGTCGGCCCGCTGACCACGCTGAAGAACGTCTATCTGGGCACCAAATCCATCGAGGCGGTGATCGGCAGCGAGCTGGGCGACTTCATGAATTTGGGCGCCGGCGACGATGCGGCGGACGGCAAGGGCGGCGATGACGTGCTGGACGGCGGCACCGGCTCCAACTTCCTGACCGGCGGGGCGGGCAACGACACCTTCTTCCTGGACGGGCGGGGCACCGGGGTCACCTGGTCCACCATCACCGATTTCGAGGCGGGCGAATGGACGACCGCCTGGGGATGGAAGGAGGGGGTGTCGAAGCTCTCCTGGGAAGCGATGAAGGGCGCCAAGGGGGCCGAGGGCGCCACGGTGCGCATCGACTTCGACGGCAACGGCACCATCGACGGCAGCATCACCTTCACCGGAAAATCGGTCGGCGCGGTCATCACCATGCCGGGGCAGGTCGGCGCCGACAGCTATCTGGCTTTCCGTCTGGCCTGACGGCTCTTTTGCCACGCGGGCATGGAGAGACACGAAGGAGGGCGCGCCCCCGTGTCCCCTTGGTGATCCCACGCGGCCCGGAGCACCCTACAATGGCAGCAGCAGTTCCCGCTCCGCCGCGGCGTCCGGCGACGGTGCGGCCAGCGTTCCGCGGGTGACCGTCACGGCGCTGCGCCCGCCGCCCTGCGGGATGACGCGCACCTGCACGCCGATCCGCTCCACCAGCGCCGGGACGTGGCTGATGACGCCGACCTGCCGCCCGGTGGCCTGAAGCGCCTCCAGGCAGGACAGCGCCAGATCCAGGCTGCCGGGGTCCAGCGTGCCGAACCCCTCGTCGATGAACAGCGTGCCGATCCCGCCGCCGCCGCTGCCCCCCGCCATGGCCGAGAGGCCGAGCGCCAGGGCCAGCGACACCAGGAACATCTCGCCACCGGACAGGCTGTGCACGCCGCGCCGCTCGTCGCCCATCTCGCCGTCCACCACCTGGATCTCCAGGTCGGCTCCGCCGACCCGCTCCAGCCGGTAGCGGCGGGCGAGATCCGCCAGATAGCGATTCGCCTGCACCAGAAGCAGGTCGAGGCTGAGGCTCTGGGCGAAGTTGCGCAGCTTCCGCCCATCGGCGGAGCCGATGAGCTGCGCCATGGTCGCCCACAACCCCTGCGCCCTGCGCTGCGCCTCCACCCGGTCGAGCACGGCGGCGAGGCGGCTGCGATTCTCCGTGTCGGCGCGCAGCCGGGCCTGGGCCTCGCCCAGCCGGTCGCGGGCCTCCCGAAGGCGCCGCCCCGTCTCGGCGCCGGCCTCGCCGGCCTCCTCCGCGCCAAGCGCGGGGCGTCCGGCGGCGTGGTGCTCCTGCCGCAGCCGCACCCGCTCCGCCGCCCGAAGCGCGTCCTCGCGCCGCGCCGACTCGAGGGCGGCCAGCGCCCGCTCCTCCTCGGCCAGCCAGTCCTCGCCCCGGACCAGATGAACGCGCGCTGCCTCCACCGTCACGCCGCAGCGCTCCGCCGCGGCGGCCAGGGCATCCGCCGCGGCTTCCGCCTCGGCGGCGCAACGGCAGGCGGTGTCGCCGCGCGTGGCGACGGTCTGCTCCGCCCCCGACAGGCGGGCCGCCGCGTCCTGCCGGGCGACCGTGGCCTGTTCGACCAGGGCCTCGGCCCGCTGGCAGGCCTCGGCCAACTCCTTCTTCACCGCGGTCACCGCCCGGCCAGCCAGCAGGGACGCCCGCGTCGCGCGCCGATCCTCCAGCGCCGCAGCCAGCCCCTCGCACCGCCGCCGTGCCGCCTGTTCGGCCTGCCGCGCCCCCTCCAACTCCGCCGCTTTCGAGCCGGCCTGCCGCTCCAGGGCCTCGACGTCGCGCAGCGCCTGGGCCAATCCCTCGCGCTGCCGCAGAACGTCGGCGACCCGCCCGCCAAGATCCTTGCGGAACGCGTCGGGGTCTTGGTCGAGCCGGCTGTCCCAGCCCTCAAGCCCGGCGAAGGGCTGGGCCAGTTCCGCCCGCACCGCCGCCCGCGTGTCCGCCGCTTGATCGCGCCGCGCCACGGCCAGGGATTCGGCGTGGCGGGCGGCGTCCCGCTGACGGTTCCGCGCCTCGATCGCCCGCTCCGCCTCCGCCAGTGCCGCGTCCCTCTCCCGGCACGCCTGCACCGCGGCGTCGAACCGCGCCTTGTGGTCCAGCGCTTTGGCCTCGGCCCGTCCGGCCTCCGCCAGCTCCGCGTCCACGCCGGCCAACCGCCGGGTGACGGTCTCAACGTCCGGTTCGGCGGGCAGTCGGAAGTCCGGCCCCCGCTCCGCCCAGCGCGCCGCCGCGGCCGTCCGGTCCGCCGCCAGGGCGGACAGCCGTCCATCCAGGGCCGCCGCGCGCTCCCGCGCCGCCTTCGCGGCGGCGGTGTGGGCGCCCTGCTCCGTGGCCAGTTCGGTCACCTCGGCGCGCAGCGCGGCGACGTGGCGTTCCTGCTCCTCGGCCAGCCGGTCGAGCGGGGTGTGCCCGGCCCCCCAGGGATGCTCCGTGGCGCCGCAGACCGGGCAGGACTCGCCCTCCACCAGTTGAGCGCGCAGCGACGCCACATCTTCGCTGCGGGCGAGGCGCAAGCGGTGCAGAGTGGCGTCCGCCTCCTCCAAGGCAGCCCGACGCTGGTCCAGCCGTGCTGTGGTTTCCGCGCTCCGGGTCTCCCCGTCTGCGGCGGCGGTGCGCTGCTGCTCGCGCTCCGCTTCGGCCTCCGCGGCGTCCGCAGCCAGTCTCGCGGCTTGTTCCCCCAGCTGGGCCAAGGACGCCAGCCCGTCGCGGCGGTCGGCCAGCGCCGTGCGGCGGCCACGCAGGGCGTCCAGCGACTCCACCGTTTCGGCCTTCAGCGCGGACAATGCCTGTTCCGCCGCGTCCCGCCGCGTGGCGGCGTCCAGCCGGACGGTGGACAGGCGGGCCAGCTCCGCCTCATGGGCCGCGGCCTCCGTGGCGGTGCGGCCGGCCTCCGCCTCGGCCTCCCGGAAGGCCCTCGCGGAGTCGTGGTGGCGCTGCAGCAGCGCGTCCCAGCGCGCCCATTGGTCGGCCACCGGCGAAAGCGCCGTCTGACCAGCCAGCCAGCCCTCCCGTTCGGCCGAATCGGCACGGGCCCGTTCCAAAGCCGTCCGGGTGGCGGTCCAACGTTCCCGAATCCCCTTGGCGTCCGCCTCCGCCGTTGCGGCGTCCGCTAGCGTTCCGGCCTGTTGCCCGGTCAGCGCGGCGATCTCGGCGTCCAAGGCGGCGGCCTGTTCCAGTTCCGGCTCAGCAGCGTCGATGGCGCCCCGGGCCGTTTCATAGGCACTGCGCACCTCGCGATGACGGGCCTCGGCCTGGACCAGCCGTTCCTGCGCTTCGGTCACCGTGGCGTGGGCGCGGGCCAGAGCCTCTCCAGCCTCCGACGCTGCTGCGGCGCAACGGTCCGCTTCGCTCAATCGCACCCGCAAGGGTTGGAGGCGGCGCAGCAGCGCGGCCTCCTCCCGCCGCGCCCCGGCCTCCTGCCAGACCTCTTCGGTCCGTGCGCTCGTCATGGCGGCGTCCGTCTCCGCCTTGGCCAGCCGGGCGTCCTGCTCATGCCAGGCGACGGCGGTGCGGGCCTGCTCGAACGCCGTTTCCTCACGCCGGACCGCCTCGGCCGCGGCTCCGGCCTCGGCGTCCAGGGCGGCGCGCTCGTCGTCGGACAGCACGCCGATTCCCGCACATTGCCCCTCCAGCGCCTCCAGCGCCCGCTGTTCCTCCCGGGAGCGCTCATGCGCGGCGACGGAGATGCGGGAGTAGATTTCGGTGCCGGTCAGCAGTTCCAGCAGGGCGGAACGCTCGGTTGCCGGGGCCTTGAGGAAATTGGCGAAATCGCCCTGGGCCAGCAGGACGGCGCGGCGGAACTGCTCGAAGCTCAGCCCCAGCCGGGTGGAAATCTCGTCCAGCACGCTGGTCTTGCCGTCGCCCAGCCGCTTGCCGTCGGCAAGCGCGGTCAGGCTCATCGTTTGCTTCTGCAACTGGCCGCGCGCGTTCTGCCGCGCTCGCCGCAACTCCCAGCGCGCCCGGTAGGCGGCTCCGTCGATTCCCGCGAAATCCACCTCGGCCCAACCGGACCCGGCGCCGCGGCGCAGGACGCTGCGCACGTCGGTGGTGCTGATGGCGTCGGTGTCGCCGCTGGCGCCCAGCGCCACGCCGCGCCCGTCCGGCAGCCGGGGCATGCGGTCGAACAATGCGAGGCACAGCGCGTCCAGGATCGTGCTTTTACCAGCCCCGGTCGGGCCGGTGATGGCGAACAGGCCGGCGTGGCGCAACGGCCCGCCGGCCAGCTCCACGGCGAAGGTCCCGTCCAGGCTGGCCAGATTGCCGCCGCGAATCGCCAGAATCCGCATCACGCACCCTCCTGCACGGTCGCGACCAACTCGTGGAAGGCGGCGAGCAAGGCCGGCTCTGGCTCGCCCTCGTGATGGCGGCGGTAGAGCCGCAGGAACACGTCCTCCGGCGCCAGGTCCGCCAGATCGGCCAGAGGCACGGATTCGGCCAGGGCCTCGCCGCTGCCGGTCAGCCGCAGGGACAGCTTCACCAGCCGCGCCGGGCGCCCGGCCAGCGCCGCGATCACCTCCTCGCGCAGGGCTGGCCGGGGCGCCGGCAGTTCCACCGAGACCTCTATGTAAGGCCAGCCCTCGCGCGGCAACTTGTCGTCCAGTTCCAGCGCGGTCAGCGCCGCCAGCGCGTCCTCCGGCGCCGCGAACCGCCCGCCGCCGGGGACGCGCCGGATGGCGACGAAGCGGGGCACCCGCAACAATTCGACCCCGACCAGCCGTCCCTCCGCGACGTCGGTCAGAACCACCTGATGCGGGTAGGGCTCCTCGTCCACCGCCAGCGGAAGGGGGGAACCGCTGTAGCGCACCGATTCGCGCCTCCCCACCGCCTGCGCCCGGTGCAGGTGGCCCAAGGCCACA
The Azospirillum brasilense genome window above contains:
- a CDS encoding sigma-70 family RNA polymerase sigma factor yields the protein MNDVPSDPSFFENRPDLIRLAYRMLGSVADAEDVVQDAYLRWLATDRETVRQPAALLRTIVTRLCLNELKSARRRRETYIGPWLPEPIVDMWESDSIDDITLPLMIALERLSPLERAAFLLHDVFGMGFDDVANAIGRDAAACRKLASRARGHIQAARPRFPVTKEHGLEIAAAFFAASRNGDMDRLRLLLADDVTASADGGGRVPASQRPLIGAGEVMARHVQLAQEFKQSPSLLIRYAIIDGLPGFISVEGGGMVQTSALQIERGKIVAIYITRNPDKLRHLNGVPVQQPTTQWRPSARMAERHGGCPWRVKSEPGCGPAKEASPHDSTRFPGSA
- a CDS encoding RidA family protein codes for the protein MSKRGAIFPAGRQALYEIHRYSAAIRSGDLLFVSGQVGGREDGSPEPDFAKQVQRAFDNLREVLRAAGATFDDIVDVTTFHTDPEAQFETVLSVKDRMFPQKPYPNWTAVGVNWLAGFDFEIKVIARVPQSA
- a CDS encoding LysR family transcriptional regulator gives rise to the protein MKRPSLNDLSAFVAVATHRSFRRAADELGTAPSTLSHAMRGLEDRLGVRLLNRTTRSVSPTEAGRELLGRLQVALTSLDEALDAATAFRGNVAGKVRINAPRVAAALLVRDVLPRMVERFPDVTVDLVVEGRLIDIVSGGFDAGVRLIESIPRDMIAVPFPDPIGFVCVASPAYLQRAGEPTTPDDLQRHRCIGHRLPGGRLYRWEFERAGQELTVDVNGPVVLDDEELMAEAAAQGLGIAYVASWAAEAALAEGRLRTVLPGWMHKPERAAVYYPGHRAVPPALRAFLDVVKTMPTARETH
- a CDS encoding YoaK family protein; protein product: MLVRQGEHRGVSADRSLAWSLAGIAGAVNAAGFYAAGLYSSHMTGTVSTMADHLALGEMGAFGMALAIIATFIAGATVSAVLINAGQRRGLSAIYAYSVCLEALLLAGLGAADVWLHELRGAALVMGLSFLMGLQNAIVTRISNARVRTTHVTGMITDIGIELGNLIDDLYHRNGRDRVRVTLDKLKTHLPTVGSFFLGGVLGVLGYSAWGAMLFVTLAAILAGFAAPVILAEWRTAE
- a CDS encoding mismatch-specific DNA-glycosylase, with protein sequence MTDSEGPIPDIIAPGLNALFVGFNPGTRSGLLGHNYAGPGNQFWKLLAEAGLTPRRLRPEEDRLLPEFGLGSTNLVARATPSAADLSRTELRSGVPRLRALIAEFRPRVIAYTGKGVYLAAADRIRADWGVQPDSLFDGPVDVVLPSPSGLARLPFAEKLRWFCEVKRVIDAEVDTRR
- a CDS encoding ParB/RepB/Spo0J family partition protein, producing MSRKLERTSTRIFDKAAQRGGDALFGLSADFPRLIEVDLDRVHPNPDQPRRHFDDQSLQELANSIARHGLKQPVLVQDLGDGDYRLIAGERRLRACGLAGRQTIFAIVTDGDPDELALIENIQRVDLDAMELARAFARLIERHDYTHEALGQVIGRSQAEVTRTLSLLRLPADIVAEFETRHRSVPKSILTEIAAVDDPILQRKLWDTIKDGGTVKALREAKRAQMGGGEPESAAAARIQPAPAVRFVSAVQRIAKDFSTVDAGELRAHRKQLSEAQWQELRRLHALLDELLA
- a CDS encoding ParA family protein, encoding MNGEELRAIRERRAEDQLSFATWLNGALNRRYDRSRISRWESGAERIPQQVAGFLAGQGGMAAVPQNTGMPKIQRAVVAVANQKGGVGKTTTAVNLSYALSTLGLKVMLLDSDPQGNATVHMGLDPGEIETQRKGIYNVVRGGASFDSILQPVCGGAVMLAPSSIGLAAAETELVAEPDNSLVLKEKLAEVRNRYDVIVIDCPPNLGLLTINALAASDLVLIPVQTEVFAGLGVPLLLETIAKIRRRSNPSLNIFGILPTMFSSRLTQDQASLREIQEHYEGRTRVLNAVPRATLFAQASGAGRPAIEADPNSNSVQAYGELARELAAHLQTAEDAHVS